The DNA sequence GCCGCTAATGGGACGGGTACAGGGGTTGATTTTTGGGGGCGGGGGCGGGTATGGGTTTAAAGATTTATACTCGAGTCGAAAACGGGACGGGGGAATAGATACCCGCCCcaatatgatatatgtatatatttaagttttaaaatcatAACTACTACAATTAAAATAACTTCATGCTTTAGGTTTTTATTGATTACACTCTTTTTTTTACTATACACACTATTCCACTTAAGTTTATCGTTTTACTaagtttttatgattattttttttaattctctttgtgacattatttttttttcaaaaatatatatgtaatgagTACCCGATGGTAATCCTTCTCCCGTCGGGTAATCCTCACCCCGCCCCCGCTTTAATTTAAACGGGTATTGGGGCGGGTATGGGAGTGAGGGAGCAATCTCCACTCCCGCCCCCGCCCTGTTTACatccctaattaaaaaaaaaaagtattctcCAACTTATCAAGAAAGCTACATTGAGAACAGTGTAGCACATAATCGATCGTGAAAGCTAAACACCTTAACCGGTTGAGTCACAGTTCCAATAAAGCTGACCGAAGAGGGGCGTTGAGATTTAAGGGTGCGGTTGTAGACATGATAGtgtaaaaatagtaaaaatcttTTGCTAGATCTTAAAGTCATATGGGTTCGTTTTCATTATATTCTAATACAGAAATGGTGGCCCCATCGAAACACTAACCTTATTAAACATGTACACATCAAAACAATAAACACAAGAAGATGAGTTATGTGAATGGGCCCaactgaattaattgtcaattCCCAAGTGTCCTGAGTTAGATTGGTCTCAACTCTCGAGATAACAATTTCATTTCTGGTTTGTAATCTCTGCCTACTTTACttatcttctttctttctttctttcttctcacATAATGacaaaacaaattaattatCTTACAAACCACAAAGATTCGATCTTTACACTCATTTCATCTAAAAGCTTCAAACTTTCTTCATCTCCAACCTCAAATCCAAAATGGGTTCTTCTTCTCACTtgttaataataacaataatcttcACAAATGTATTACTCTCAACAGTTCATTCTGGTGGTGACCACAGTACCAACAATGGACCTTCAACCATAGTAACAAAACATCTCTCTTTCCCAAATTTCAATTCCATCACAAACCCAAGAATTCTAGAAGACATTAAGCTTCTGGGCAGTGCTAAATTGTCAAAAAGATCCCAACTTCAAATCCCAGATGAATCACAAGCTTTCGATCTAAGACACCAAGCAGGAAAAGCCATTTTCTCATCACCAATCAGACTCTACGACCCTCCAACTCAAACCCCAGCTTCATTCCAAACAACCTTCTCTTTTCAAATCCACAACTTTTCCGGCAACAACGCCGGCGCCGGCGGCAGTGGACTGACTTTCATCATAGCCCCAGATGAATTCACAGTGGGAAGACCAGGGCCATGGCTGGCTATGATAAACGACGCTTGCGATAAAGATTACAAGACAGTGGCAATCGAATTCGACACTCGTAAAAATCCAGAATTCGGTGACCCAAACGACAACCATGTCGGAATCGATTTGGGTAGCATGGTTTCGGTCAAAACAGTCAACGCTTCAGATGTTGGTGTGTTCTTAAACGACGGCTCGGCTCACCGAGCTTGGATTGATTACGACGGTTCACGCCGTTGGCTTGATATTCGGCTTGGCTTAAACGATGGAAGTTACCCTTCGAAACCGGTTTTTTCTGAGTCTCTTGATATTTCTCCTTACCTTAAAGAATATATGTTTGTTGGGTTTTCAGCTTCGACTGGTAACAGAACACAAATCCATAGTCTTCTTTCGTGGAATTTCACTTCAAAGAGTGAAGCTTTACTTAGAATTCCTTCCTCTGAAACATGTGAGAATAAAATCACAGTTGATCACACCGGAAAAATGATTAAAACTAAGCCTCCGACAAGTTTCATGATCTTCATGGCTGTGGTTGTGTTAGCTTTAGCTGTTTTAATCAGTTTATATTACAGCAGAGGAAGTAAAAACGAGAAAAGAAACGATGTCGTTTTACCTGAAAAAAAACAGAGACCCACGCCGCCGTACAAGCCGCGCCGGTTCACAAGCTCCGAACTTTACTCCGCCACCGGCTCATTCAGCGAGTTAGAAATTCTGGGCATGAATTCAAATTCCAAAAGCGTTTACTACAGGGGAAAACTCACCAATGGTTGCCACGTGGCAGTCAAACGATTTCGGTTGACTTTTTTAGTGGTGGACAAGAAACGGTTTTTGAAAGAGATTGTGGCTATTAGCAAAGTTCGTCACCCTAATCTTGTTCCAATTCGAGGTTGGTTTCAAGATCAGAGGGAGATTATGGTGGTTTATGATTTTTTCACTAATGGAAGTCTTGATAAATGGTTGTTTGGGGTTGGAGTTCTTCCATGGACGAGGAGATTTAAGGTTGTTAGAGATGTGGGTGAGTGTTTGAGTTTCTTACACTCTAAGCAATTGGCTCACAAGAATCTCAAAACGACAAGTGTCTTTCTTGATGTGAGTTTTAGAGCTATGTTGGGTGattttggttttgttttgtgTGGGAATGAGTCTAAGAGGTTTGAATCGGCTGTGAGTCAAAGTGTTGATGTTTTTGAGTTTGGACTCTTTATTTTGGAAGTTGTCGCCGGAAGGAGGCGGCAGTCGGAGGGTTCCACGGCGGCGccggaggaggaggaggagatgAGGGATTTGTTGGGTTGGGCTTGGAGATTGCATGAGAGTGGTGAGTTAGAGAAGTTGGTGGATAAGAGAATGGGCCTTGTGATAAATTTGGATCAAGCTATTAGGGTTTTGGAAATTGGGCTTCTTTGTACGTTGAATGAGTCCAAAGGAAGGCCCATTATGGATGAGGTTGTTGAGTTTTTGGGTATGGAGAGACCGATTCCTGAGTTGCCACTGAGTCGACCCGTTTCTTTGTTTCCTTATAATAGTATGAATGTGGGTCTTTGTAGTATTGGTTACTCTTGTGCTCCTTTTAAGTGAAGTGAAGATttagaaaattttatatttgaattaaCTTATATTTACTTACATCAGTAGTTGTAtagttttatatatgtatatatatatatgttatattatttataataatataatatatagattaaatatgtgtaataaactaataatatgtaacatatgactatattagttgtcatctttttgtaacatttggggagttgttactatgagtaatctctaccattatcaccaacattaagagtgtaaaagatgttacacacctttatttgaaattcttaatgctataggagttatggtgtgtgtaagagttacatttgagtccataacatctataggggttatgagtttgaatttcaaatggtgatatcctaaacactatataaaggaggtctatggtgctcatttgggagtaagagatgaagttttctatcaaaaaagcacattgctagaaaaccctaaggcttgataattcctaaagctatttcctagagagttcccttagtgcttagagatagggggaaataagcttttggacaaaggtgtaatacgcattgttcaagtcatggtgatccccactaatctacactcaaggttgtgagtgagtgtttatatatattaattctcttgttatatatatatacatatattatattatatgtgttgtaatattctcttctacctttcatatatatgtaaatatatatagtgtatatatatgtattgtaacatatatttaatcaatctcttattttaatccttgtattattttacaatagagttgtaataaatcttgattttcttccattgttataaaatctctaacaatcaaaagcttatcccttttcaatggaagaggtgataaatcaagattgtgagaatacaaggataagagattttatgtgaaaaccattcatgggtgagcatggtggtgtatattatgtgatttactatattttatatgatagtaatatatatgatatatatgagttatatatatgtgacatatatgagattatgtgtttgtatcatattaatatatatagtagtatataatatgatatttaaatttatatcatgttattatatgtatatatgagatatataatatatagcatGAATATGAGTtatgtgtattatatatatgatgagatataatataatatacatatatattgcgagattaaatatgtagaaatatttattttttatgtatttatatgagatattatatatattatatattatgtgtatataatatatatcatgcatgtatattaaagtgtatatatgttatatatgtgtgaggtatgtaacatatatagttgtgtaattaatgtatatattatgtgtgtatgatatatatatgtatattatagtatatatgttatatatatatgagatatgtaacttatatattatgaatttaaaattgatattatgtgtatgttacatatgagatgtggttagtaacatacatattatattaatatatgagttacatagcatgataataataaaatagtgtttattactattgtgagaattataatcatctattttgtgaataaagaatattttaaattcttttcaATTTGGTagtgaacatctcactttatgagataataaaagatggcttttgagaagttacatcttttattgggttataagagataatcatctcatatttgagataagagaaagtggactatgagagttacacttttattggacttgcattgtcataagcaagaacaaatggattaaaagtgaatccaaacttgtgaaatgagccataaattggaagagcaattttggactcaaaagtaaatgaatcaatgtggattcaaaaatagtgaaaagataacaaaattggagaaacaattttgaatcttaaatgatcaaagttgtgaacaaaattgatgagaattttgttaactttggtataattttgggctaatctcaataaggagataaccttaaaattatgagtaaaaataatcacattattttatgagtagtaatgtgagtttgatattttaattttgttgagaaaactaaaaatgtcaaatgatattttttaaagtgaccttaaaaagtcatttcaagaggaaatacacaaaagtgatattttatatacactatgctagaaatgtgggggtgagccacaatgtgttgagacattgttgattaatttatttgattttgaattcaaattctaaatcaagtttggctatgtgcataagtgaaaatattgacatatttggtgtcaaatttttggtaaaaataatttcaagaaggaaattaaatttaaaaaaaaaaaaaaattatagagacaaagtggtcttctatattttaaaatcaagatattatcttgatagtgaaatgtgaaagtgtgggggtgaTACTCCAATATGAAAAGTttaagacatgtttggtgtcttaaaataaagtataatttagacatgtttggtgtctaaattagtgtttaattttgatatgcatggtatcaaaattattgagaatttgagtgtgtgaaaattaatcttttatgattaaattttcaaagcttaagtacttaaggagaaaagtggtcacaaagtgaacactatattttggcatgcatgattcacatggaatcaatagtgagaggttataacaaatcgcttaatctccgtacaagattaaagcatgaattttcgagggatgggacctaaactcccttagtgtttctctcattgatggtaacctatcttaacactagtaaacatctagtcttaagttcaataggtaataacaagtcaatagagtgaatatggtactcaattgtcccacCTATGAATGAGTACATGTTGTGAAAATTGAGGATTAAAAtcgaaaggttttttaatggagcttaagcttaagaaaactcacttaagcttaagaagtgtctaaagagtggtgagacactaaaactccacctatatggactagaggtggtgccgcctcttatgagaattgggagttattctctagagagtccatgaattggaattttgcacatggccattaacggtgcaagagcgagacatgcggtctcaagtgagcattagcgagggtgtgtgtgttatcaccggtttgtattaaaggaataatggttcaatgctacggcaaccaaaatttcatcaaactttgtggtaactacactaaggtaaaattcaagtcgaaagacattttacctaatgcacctaagcaagacttcttaaaaatgtgtatttagtcaatcaaagtgggggaatgttatattttgatataatatttttgattgattaaataaatgttacaaatgTTACAAGTTTATTACTaaagagataatatttaatctagtgggtgattgttatattatttataataatataatatatagattaaatatgtgtaataaactaataatatgtaacatatgactatattagttgtcatctttttgtaacatttggggagttgttactatgagtaatctctaccattatcacca is a window from the Cannabis sativa cultivar Pink pepper isolate KNU-18-1 chromosome 1, ASM2916894v1, whole genome shotgun sequence genome containing:
- the LOC115716967 gene encoding probable L-type lectin-domain containing receptor kinase S.7, whose amino-acid sequence is MGSSSHLLIITIIFTNVLLSTVHSGGDHSTNNGPSTIVTKHLSFPNFNSITNPRILEDIKLLGSAKLSKRSQLQIPDESQAFDLRHQAGKAIFSSPIRLYDPPTQTPASFQTTFSFQIHNFSGNNAGAGGSGLTFIIAPDEFTVGRPGPWLAMINDACDKDYKTVAIEFDTRKNPEFGDPNDNHVGIDLGSMVSVKTVNASDVGVFLNDGSAHRAWIDYDGSRRWLDIRLGLNDGSYPSKPVFSESLDISPYLKEYMFVGFSASTGNRTQIHSLLSWNFTSKSEALLRIPSSETCENKITVDHTGKMIKTKPPTSFMIFMAVVVLALAVLISLYYSRGSKNEKRNDVVLPEKKQRPTPPYKPRRFTSSELYSATGSFSELEILGMNSNSKSVYYRGKLTNGCHVAVKRFRLTFLVVDKKRFLKEIVAISKVRHPNLVPIRGWFQDQREIMVVYDFFTNGSLDKWLFGVGVLPWTRRFKVVRDVGECLSFLHSKQLAHKNLKTTSVFLDVSFRAMLGDFGFVLCGNESKRFESAVSQSVDVFEFGLFILEVVAGRRRQSEGSTAAPEEEEEMRDLLGWAWRLHESGELEKLVDKRMGLVINLDQAIRVLEIGLLCTLNESKGRPIMDEVVEFLGMERPIPELPLSRPVSLFPYNSMNVGLCSIGYSCAPFK